The DNA segment atgggagcatgatagagtatgAGCGAtgttggagaacctaactcaagcaccacttcACAACCTGAGTCTGTTCAATGTACCTAACACACATAAGTTCTGACTTTCCGTAGGTccaatagagtatcccatcctcctgagagatatgtgagacatattagaggagaggatgttgaggatattgatccttagacctacgaggaggttattatgagtatagactctgggaagtgacaagaagtaatgaattctgagatggattccatatactccaaaaagatttggaacctagttgatacacccaagagtattgtacccattggttgcaagtgaatctttaagaagaagatcatagtagatgaaaaggtaaagACCAATAAAGCtggactagtggctaaggggtatcatcaaaggcaatatgttgactataacgaaaccttctcacttgtagtcatgctaaaatccatccaaattctattggctattatagcacactataattatgagatctcatATATGGACGTGAAAACCATGTTCCTCATTGGCCacctcgatgaggaggtgtatatgatatagcctgagggattcgtgttcaaGGATAGTTCATATAAAGTATGCAGGTTGTTTAggtccatctatggactaaagcaagttttccgaaattggaacataagatttgatgaggcgatcaaatcttatgacttcgttaaaaataaagatgagccttgtgtatacagaaaggtaactggaagtgctatcaccttcttagtgttatatatggatgacatcctgatcattttgaatgatgtaggaatgttatctatagtgaagacttggttatctaaacacttctctatgaaggacttaggagaagcatcctatatcttagggattcggatctatagagatagatccaaggggatgcttagcttgtcccaatccaagtatataaacaccattatcaaaagttttgacatgaaaaattctaagagatgcctcataccgatgagatataggatatcgctttctaggagtatatccccaaagactcctgaagaaagggcgaacatagataggatagcctatgcctcagcaatagcgtctatcatgtatgtcatgctatgtactaggcctgatatagtgcatgctttaaGTGTCATGAGCacctatcaggcggatccaaacttggagcactagaaaccaGTAAAGTGTATACTAGAATATGAAGGTAGTTGCTttcgggttgaaggctacactgactcgagtttccagtccgatgtcgatgatagcaagttgaattcaagatatatatataccttgaatggaggagcagtatgctggaaagaGTTCCAAgcgagatactactattgactcgatcacagaggccaagtacattgctgtagtagaggcggcaaaggagggagtctggataaaaagttcatcatagatctaggagtcgtgccaagcagcgaggagccgattccTTTATATTGTGACAATtacagggcgattgctcaaatgagggaacctgggtctcattagaaatgttctgaggagattccagcttattagagagatcgtggcccgaggagatgtagtagtggaaagagttctatccgaagataacatcacaggtccattgacaaagccattgtcttatattgtctttgagcatcagatgggtctgatggggatcaaacatatagatgattagctttaggtcaagtgagaaattactagtcataggtgccttgcaagccaatcatgtgaatgctggcacgtgtgacttgacacgcaatcttttttttcttattatagttttagtattttatcattttatattaattattattattattattattattattattattattatatatatatatatatatatgtgtgtgtgtgtgtgtgttgtgatgCCCATAGATTGATAcaataagaatcagatcgtgatgagatcatgataatgagatcgatttgcctttaaatatagaccataaataatcctggtcataagttactcgagagtaaCATCGAGATAATTGAATAGACTAATGTGATGTataccatccatatgatagaggtagctagtctcatagctgctagtGTAggaacactaaggatatagtgtaggtactcattggagaatgagttcactgattgatccgctcacggaatactagatggttaatgatgtcttattatcagatagcgattccgtagtcctagtagtgtatctggttcttaaacttgagacaccaaggatgtcctgtatgagtactccactcttggatactagatttataggttcgaaagttccagatctagtacagccggtaattgggagtggcaaccaaccttacgaggcctattgagtgtcgatagaggatcatccgctctcggtatcatgagaggaacatctcatgtgtttttgctcaaataaatccttagctaaggtcattcagattgagagagaaagtgttctccgggagaatccgattagagcgagactcgaggagaaaccgtatgggcctaataACACCATGTCCGATATATagtctttggaatattagatggataagagactataggtacacggtaactaaggacagataggtccaaaggattggattcccctatatcgtctggagactacggcgtagtggcttagtacgttcgtagtcgatgagtcgagtgaattattatggagataataattcactaagctagaatgagttctgacaggtataactcatagctagctcgatattgggcctagagggtcatacacatatggtaggtgttgcaatgagtagaggttcggatatgagatattcgttgaagctcctatctttttggatatccaataagcccctgaattattggatcctatgaatgagatctaataagagttaataagagattattgggtagagacccactaatttaagaggcttgggtaaatgaatggagatccaatacccaatatggtaggatccattagggttaactaaggacctctataaatgaGAGGGAACTAAAGGTCTATAGGCTAGGACTTCTTAgtggccacctcctattctcctctccctttctcctcctcaaataacaggccaggagatttgaggagcgtcattacagccctattgtgtggataaccactagagaggatgatgcttgacctccttcatccactcctatagatctacagggattcaagaatatacgatctccctaggtaactcaactatctcacacgtggttttctgtgTCAcgggttttgcgcaccaatcttcgcacgacgatgaacaccatataagaaaattttgggtttgttgttttatgttcttccgctgtgcatgtgatgttgcccctagattttccaatacagttaatgctgtcaagtgatggtatcacCTTataaggtagtggtaccacctagtgtcactctacaagcggtgataccactagtaccccgaaaacccgagatgagactttttttgctccaattttgaagctattagggcatataaatatcccactcttttctgtataaaagaacaataaaagtgtgaacaaaagtcttgatattttatgttgaaaaagtactaagtgtcctcctcctttagttttgtgatcattatAAGAAAGGTGTGAAGctcgtaaaggttgtctcctaaatatgtgaaaaggaaaaatagtTGTAAgatggtagttggtcttcacctattaaaggaagactgttagtgtaCACCAGTGGCCTCAACGAATGAGGAATCGAGAGTGaccataggtcacgatgactgaaccactataaatttggtatgcactctctttctgctcttcgttactattattttctattttaattatttattacatttagcacactttcgatatcattttttatataggctttatcaaaatgatttttctaaatcatcgatgtttttatcgtaactactaattcaccctctcttcTTAGtaccgatttcgatcctaacacatgGAGTATACGATTTCTTAGACAACCAAAATACTATCACGAATAGACCTCTTAGGAATAAGAGCAAATTGCTCATGTTaactaaaaaaatctaaaagaggCTTTATATAATTAGCCAATACCTTAATTGAGATACGATAATTTAACATTGTAAAGGGAGATTAGACGAAAATCCCGACTCTCATAAGgggtattttattttaaaaaagaattgaaaagcttaaattaAAGAATCAAATATGATGTCCCAGTAGAAATGATAGAACTCAACTGTAAATCCTTAGAACCCTGACCCTTTCCTAACCCTAGTAAGGCAATGGCATCCCAAATCTCACACCAGGTCAACTCAACAATCTCACACCAGGCAATCGCATCCCAAATCTCACATGGTCACAATTTGACTTTCACATGTTCAAGTAAAAGGACACAAATTCATTCCTAATATCAATACAATCAGTAATGAGTATAGACCCAAGTAGAGATAATGAATAAAATTATTCCTCTTACGATTGGATACTAAAGCCTAGTAATACTTTGTATTGGCACACCCTTATTGATCAACTTAAACTTGGCTTGGGACCACCATTTCAAGTTTATTTACCTAAGAAGAGCAACATGCTTCTTATAAAGACAggataagttaaaattatcaatATCTAAGAGCCTAAAATTAACTTCTTTAACCTCTAAAAAAGATATCTTCTATTGGGTTCGAGCTAATGCATCCTCAATTTTacccaaataatatttattccaAAAAGAAAGAGAGCATAAAGCGAAGAAGAAAATAATTCGATAGGAGAATCATTAGAATGATCAGAATTCCAAGCATTATGAATTATATATCTAACTTCCCTATACTCCGTCCAAAAATGATAAAGTTTAAATTAAAAAACAGTAGCTTTattgccctccaaaatattctaatAAAATAGAACAATGATCAAAACACAGTTGAGGTAAATATCGAACAACAATCTTGCTAAAAAGATTCAACCATTTAAAGTTTGCAAAAACTGTCCAAATGAACTAATATATTTGCATTACCCTTACGATTATTGCTCCAAGGATACTTAGCACGAATGAAACCCAAATCACATAAGGCTGCTACggtaaaaaaaaatgattgaagTGCCTAATCGAAGAACAATAGAAAAATGAAACCCCTCCCAATTTATCCCTACAATTAAAACCTCCCACCAGCAATCATAGATCATCACTAAGATTAATAGAGGCTAAAGCACCGCATATAAGATGATGATTCAGAACAAAAACACTAGCATAAATTTTCGAAAACAACCATGGATCAGAATTCTTGTACTGAACTACAGCATGCAAACAGTGAGCTTGGATAAATATCACTTGGGCCCATATCAGGTAAGTATTCCACAACAAGGCATCGTCAGGAATATGGAAGTTGACCATAGATGCCCTAACTTCTTAGCTAAGCTCCTGACTCCCCCCTCATTCGAGTGGGTCTCCTGTTAAAAGATTACAGAAATTCGATTAATCCTAACACTATACAAAAGATAATCTACTAATGCCCTATGCCTTAGACCAGACAATTCTAATTtataatattcataaaaaaaaaaagaaaggagaacgAGCACATCCCTATAGAAAGGTGACACCTGATCAAGGCACCATTGCATGAGGAGTATGAGCGGCACCATCCTCTCAAAGACTTTAACCACTCAACCAAAATGCTCACTCTGCCCTTTGCCTAACGTCGTCCTCAAGTTCCTCCCTTTTCAAGAGTAGAAGATGACCCAAATGGTcccttttctactttaattatcatatgagttagaAACAAATCCATAGGAACCTCATCAAAGATCTACTGAACATCAACCACCATTTCTCAAATTTATCCCCTTCTAAAACAACCCTAGGAGAAGTAAATGGAGAGGAGATAGGCATCTAAGAGGTGTGAATATTAGATGTCATAGTTTACAGGTCCCCCCTCATCCCCAACCATTACTATGAGATAGAGAGAGGAGGTAAACCCATTGGGCCCtcatcataatctcatcatacTATGTCATGCCAGCTTATATCGAGCTCACATTTGACTCCTCAAGATCTCTATCAAGAGAGGTAGGTTGCCTTTCTATAACAAGTAGTGCCTCATCCAATTCAAAATTCGGATCCATTGTAACCTCGCCACATGtcttaaaaacttataaaatattaACTCTATTGTCATAAGTCTCCTCACCTTGAGGCATTCACCTACGCATCACTCGATTGCTTCTTTCATCTTCTTCAGCATCATAGGCGATCATCGACTTTTATCTTTTTTGTGCCTTTGGGCCTTGATCCAATAGTCATATAGATCCCCTTTCTTGGTAGGTCTAGACTCTCCCCAAGGGTTGACAATCCGATGATTCCTTGAAGGGTATCCCCACCAACAGAGATGGCAAATTTCAGAGGAGCCAAATCATTTCCATCATCCATCTTAAAAGAGCAATCAAACCATTTATGACCTATGCACCCACATCAAAAACATATGGATGGAAGATTCTCATAAAAGTAAAATTGAAAAAATCCAAATTGAGGAGCCACAATCCACACCCCTTCCTGAACGGAACAAACAAATCTATTTGAACGCACATTAGCAAAAACGACCATGGCCAAACTTGATAGACCAATCACCAATTTTAATGGGTCACCCCAAAGCATGCATAATATTTGAAAAGCACGCATAATATTCAAATGACAATCCATGAAGTTGAATTCACACCTAACAAGTTTTAAGCGTCTCAATCAAAGGATTAAAATTCGGCCACTAAGGGTACGCATCAAAAGCTGGCCTCTCAAGGACCAAGGTCCAAAAGTAAGGACAAACACCATATCTTCCTCCAATTGGAAGCAAAACAGAAAAAATCCATTCAGCATATCCATATAATTAAAGGATCATATGAAACCTTTCAATTCTTAGCCACAAAATCACACCAAATATGCAACGgagtcaaaagaaaagaaagaacttaAATCCTTCTCACTTGCACGACAAGAGTAGCACTGCCCAAAAGACGATGTTACGCATAAGACACCGGAAACCTTGTTTTGGTCATCATAGGTCCCACAACCAAAGTAGATGCCAATGCTATGTGGGATCTGGAAGAAGATGGAGTCACAATAGAGGACCGCCCTCGAACGAGAGAGGAGTTAGCGACAGGAGTCTTGCAGGATGAAGCCCTAAACGAAGAGAAGGATCCGTAATCTATGGGGGATTCCCAAGCTTCTCTCTCTATCGCCCACTATCTGTCGCCCTCTATCATATCCCCCTGTTGGTATGCAACTTAAACTTTGATTAAATCACATCAAAATTCACTAGATCACGCATCAACAGATCGCATGCGTACGACCATGTGATTATTCGAGAACCAATAACATAGTTTCAACAATTccttaaaatgataaaaaaaaaattagatgaaaATTTATCGAGCTTATATATGATTAAATTCTATATTATAAATTATGTAAATAgatttttattctattttttaaAGGATACACATAAGAGAAACAAAGGTATAGGCAAAAagtaaccaaaaaaaaaagaaatgaattaATCATCTAAAAAACAATAGAAACTGGTAGCACAAGAATTTATACAGTCAGATAACACAGTAGCAGGAAGAGGAGTTAAATTAAgacttcaaaaataaagaaaCTCATCCCTATATTAAAATGAATTCACATTAATGTTGAGAAAGATGCAGAAACAACTACTTAATTTCATTCACTCGGTGGTCACACTTTTTGCAAGATTCCTTGGTTGGTCTACGTCGTACCCTCGTAGAACTGTCAGATGGTATGCTAGTAACTGCAACACAGAATAATTTCATAAGCAAAATGCTAAACACAATCTGTTTAAACTACACCGAAGTAGAACACTCTGCAAGGATAGGATACGAACAGCAATTAAACCGACAAAACACAAGCACTGCATAGTATATGCTGCTAACACATACAAGATGACGAACATTCATTTACAGAACTGCCTGGTCAAATCAGATCCGACAGGAGATCTGACAGAAACACAATCTTATCAATGGAGTACTCTTTACTGAAACTTAACGAGTAAAAAATGGATTTCTTATGAACCTTCAGGACCAGAAAGATTAGGCATTAATGTGCACGTGTCCTGCCCAATTCATTGGTTGCCACCAATAGTATATACCCTATAATACATTTTATATGGACCACAGGTTGCTGTGTTAGGTACATACCTAACTTTATACACTGCTAAATCATCTCGGACCAGTCTAGGATGTAAAAAACCTAGGGTTGCAAGCAGATTACACTGATATGTTTCACATTTGATAGTGCTCCACGAGTAACCAAATCTAAGCCATATGAGTATAAAGAAATCCTGGCAGGCTATCCTACTAATAAATACGGTGTATCCTGTATTAGTATGATCATTCAATTGCAAAGTGAAAaggtaaaaaataaaattcatttcTATGTATAACCTCATGATCATAAAATACTAACTAAATGAATTTCCTGCAGTATTAACACTTAATAATCTAGATCTTTATGTAAATCATATAATTACTAGATGCTCCTCATTTTTTTCCAGTctcataataaatttatattaactCTCTATCAAAGGTTTTCTGTAAGTCAATAAAAATCACatgcaaaattttcttttcacTATATCTTTTCACTAATTGTTTAGATGAATAAATGGCTTCTATAATATCTTCCAGGCATAGATGACGTAAAATTGATTACACGAAAACATCCATAGCAAAATGGAAAGATGAAGTGATTCTTTAGGTATAATTCAATGCCCAATATGAAATTGGTTTAGGCCTGGATTCCCAATTTGACCGACGTGCTGCCCAAGAGAAAAGCCAGCTTCTAGGATTCCATTTCAAAGATTGACTATTAAAATTTTTGGTAATGGCTATCAGTTAGGTTTGAAAGTAATTGGATGTAATACCCAAGCAATCTCAAGACAAAGTACAAAGGAGACCTGCAAATGTGGGCCTTGATGCCAAGTGGTTTGATTCTTTGGACCAAACTAGCTTCAAACTGTTACGGACTGGAGTCACTGGACTGCTTTGCTTTAGCAATGATTTTAAAAGTTTTAACTTACAGTAATATTTTGGTTTATATGGTTTTCTCTAAACCATAGTTTTAGATCTCGGTAGTAGACCTTGTACCTCGTACTGGTCGTTGGTCGAATCGGTATGGTATGAGTACGGTGTATACCACCATACAGACACACGATACAATGCATTATTCCGGCAGGTTCTGATCATCATGAAAGAAGTATAGGGTAACTAGAAAATGGGAAGGGGGTTAAACATGTCCAAATCAAGCAGCAACAAGAAAAATATAACCTTTAATAAAATAAGGATTTCAACACCTTGTTTACTTGGAATTTGAGTCTGGCCAGGTTTGTATACATGGGAGAATATTACCATAAAAATCAGGCATTCTTCtttatttaacatgattgaaagaTGATGTTTCCCGGAGAGTTGTCCTAGGCAAACCATTTTCTTATCTGTCTTCTATTTATTATAATTTCCTCCTATTTCTCTAGTTCATAAAGCTTTTTCCCAGTGAAAATATATCCAGAAGAAAATCTAAAAGTTCTCTTGCTTCTTGCCTTCTTATATTGGTAATTTCACCTGCTTTTAATGTACGAATAGCAAGGGGAACTGAAATTAGATAACTAAATTTATGCTGAACATGGGTCAATCCTTTATTACCTTAACCATCACACAGACAATGGAAATCAAAGAGAGGATATGACCAGAGGGTTTTGGGAAGGAAATGTAATAGAGATGAAAGAGCACCTGATTTGTTAAATGAAATGCTAAGAAACTGAATACTGCTATTTAGCTTTCTCAAAAATTTACTTTGAAGTTTGATGAGTAGAAAAGAGAGACATGGGTAGGCCTAGAGATAAAGCAACCAAATCTTGACCCAGCATATAGAAATAATTGATATAAGAAATGAACTTACTATGGCAATGGCATTCTTAAAAATGCACAAGTAATTCCTAGTTTCGAGTAATTGTCCAAGGCatcttttatatcaataaatccaATATTATACAAGAAATATGTAAGATTTAACCCATAGGCATACCTGCATTGGAATAATGTTAATCACTGGCTGAAGGCAATCTGCAACCTGAGGAACTTCAATAACTCTGCAAGATCCCATGGGGCAAACAGATGTTGCATCTCCTTCTGAGCACATCACTATCAAACGCCCTTTCCGTGCATGAAGCTGTTGAATAACTGACTGTTGCTTACTGTTGGCAACATGTAAATCAATGTTCAGAAAACAGGTGCTttctataaaagaaaaattatcaaACAGAGACTGACCTGAAGCAAGCATCATGTGTAGCAATAACAATGATTGGAAGAGTCTCATCCACCAAAGCTAATGGACCATGTTTCATTTCACCAGCAAGCATACCCTCACTGTGCATGAGTGCAACTTCTTTCACTTTTAGAGCACCCTCCAAAGCAGTGGCATAGTTGTATCCTCTGCCAAATACAAGGAGAGACTGAGTGTCTATCAAAGACTTGGCAAGATCTCTCATTTCACCATCAAGTTTCAGAACCTCAGAGACTTTTTCTGCAagcaaaatgataaaaaaattgataataattcaATGTACTTATACAGCCTTTATGATGAAAATATATTTTCATTAATAACTGTGCCGGACATCTATCATTCCTGTAGGATATAAACATCAGCAACAATCATACTTGGTAGGTCTGAAAGACCATTTATAATAGCCTCTCTTCTAGCTTGAGTTGATATTTTGTCAGCTCCAATAGCCAATGCCATCATAGCCATGACCACTATCTGACTTGTGTATGCCTGACACAAAGAGAACAAGAAATGCAAAATATGGTACagtggagaagaaaaagaaaattgattgTTCTTACCTTCGTACTAGCAACTCCTATCTCACATCCTGCATTAATGTGAACACCACAGTGTGTTCTTCTAGCTAATGTACTACCAACAGTATTTGTCACACCAACACATAATGCCCCATTTCCCAAAGCATACTCAAGTGCTAGTAGGGTATCAGCAGTTTCCCCAGACTGACTGACAAAAACTGCTGTATCTTCTCTGTAAATTGGACCTTGTCTATCCAGCAAGTCGCTTGCCAGCTCCATGGTGACAGGGATACCTTATTTTAGAAGTAAAACCACATtcaattaataagtatttatcttgcagttaaaaattaaaatatcaagcCAACCCAGTTTTACCAGAGAGCTCTTCTAAAAATGGTCTTGCAGCTAAAGCTGCATTGTAACTTGTACCACAACCAATGAAAATGATCCTTCTGCTATGCCTGATTGTTTTCAGGTGGTCCTTGAGTCCACCCAGAACAACACTACTATCTTTGAGTCTGCCTCTCATCGTGGTAGTTAAAGAATGTGGTTGTTCATGTATCTCTTTCTGCATGAAGTGATCATAGTTTCCCTTCTTTATTTGCTCAACCTCCATTTCAAGCACAGATAATGCTCGTTGCACTGATGCAGGCTTCTCTCTGCCATAATCGAACTTCAAAATTGATACACAACCATCct comes from the Musa acuminata AAA Group cultivar baxijiao chromosome BXJ2-8, Cavendish_Baxijiao_AAA, whole genome shotgun sequence genome and includes:
- the LOC135619291 gene encoding glutamine--fructose-6-phosphate aminotransferase [isomerizing] 1-like gives rise to the protein MCGIFAFLNYNVARERRYILEVLFNGLRRLEYRGYDSSGIAIDADLRSPVTIDKGEGNDGGEEASRLPYNSAPPLVFRQEGKIESLVRSVYSEVDAMDLNLEKSFSVHAGIAHTRWATHGVPSPRNSHPQSSGACNEFLVVHNGIITNYEVLKETLIRHGFTFESETDTEVIPKLAKFVFDKARDEEGEQTVTFSQVVTEVMRQLEGAYALIFKSAHYPNELIACKRGSTLILGVKELSDDKNSGKLFHDVKALTKDEKPKELFFSSDLCAIVEHTKNYLAIEDNEVVHIKDGCVSILKFDYGREKPASVQRALSVLEMEVEQIKKGNYDHFMQKEIHEQPHSLTTTMRGRLKDSSVVLGGLKDHLKTIRHSRRIIFIGCGTSYNAALAARPFLEELSGIPVTMELASDLLDRQGPIYREDTAVFVSQSGETADTLLALEYALGNGALCVGVTNTVGSTLARRTHCGVHINAGCEIGVASTKAYTSQIVVMAMMALAIGADKISTQARREAIINGLSDLPKKVSEVLKLDGEMRDLAKSLIDTQSLLVFGRGYNYATALEGALKVKEVALMHSEGMLAGEMKHGPLALVDETLPIIVIATHDACFSKQQSVIQQLHARKGRLIVMCSEGDATSVCPMGSCRVIEVPQVADCLQPVINIIPMQLLAYHLTVLRGYDVDQPRNLAKSVTTE